One genomic window of Roseateles sp. DAIF2 includes the following:
- the hemP gene encoding hemin uptake protein HemP, giving the protein MTATTHTLPRQSLAHEPGLPVMPSLGVVAPPVPGRRRLSSQALLGNEREVEIEHSGQIYRLRLTSLGKLILTK; this is encoded by the coding sequence ATGACTGCCACCACTCACACCCTGCCGCGCCAGTCCCTGGCGCACGAGCCCGGCTTGCCGGTCATGCCATCCCTGGGCGTCGTCGCGCCTCCGGTGCCTGGGCGCCGCCGGCTCAGCAGCCAGGCCCTGCTGGGCAATGAACGCGAGGTCGAGATCGAACATTCCGGCCAGATCTACCGCCTGCGCCTGACCTCGCTGGGCAAGCTGATCCTGACCAAATAA
- a CDS encoding hemin-degrading factor: protein MQASPAPTFGAVRQAFTEAREARKARHRDIAAALQISEGELLAAHLGDFAADESPLLARRLKPEWQRLIAALEPLGDVMALTRNESCVHEKVGCYREVSGQGAVGLVLAGAIDLRIFYSHWAHGFAVQERLSDGALQRSLQFFDAAGTAIHKVFLKPASDLAAYEALVADFLAEDQAPGLSPGAAWAEPAERPDAAIDAAALRRDWASLRDTHEFFGLLKKHGVSRTQALRLADPAYVQPLPTGSALELLQRAAQEGVSIMVFVGNPGMIQIHSGPVQKVVVMGPWINVLDPGFNLHLREDHIAGAWLVRKPTTDGLVSSLELFDAEGRTIAMLFGERKPGQAERCDWRSLLDSLVEGRTEAAAC, encoded by the coding sequence ATGCAAGCCAGCCCCGCGCCGACCTTCGGCGCCGTCCGCCAGGCCTTCACCGAGGCCCGTGAGGCACGCAAGGCCCGCCATCGCGACATCGCCGCCGCACTGCAGATCTCCGAGGGCGAGCTGCTCGCCGCCCATCTGGGCGACTTCGCCGCCGACGAATCGCCGCTGCTCGCGCGGCGCCTGAAGCCCGAATGGCAGCGCCTGATCGCCGCGCTGGAGCCGCTGGGCGATGTGATGGCGCTGACCCGCAACGAGAGCTGCGTGCACGAGAAGGTCGGCTGCTACCGCGAGGTCAGCGGCCAGGGCGCGGTCGGCCTGGTGCTGGCCGGCGCGATCGACCTGCGCATCTTCTACAGCCACTGGGCCCATGGCTTCGCGGTGCAGGAGCGCCTGTCGGACGGCGCGCTGCAGCGCAGCCTGCAGTTCTTCGATGCCGCCGGCACCGCGATCCACAAGGTGTTCCTGAAGCCCGCCAGCGACCTGGCCGCCTATGAGGCGCTGGTGGCCGACTTCCTGGCCGAGGACCAGGCCCCCGGCCTGAGCCCCGGCGCCGCCTGGGCTGAGCCGGCCGAGCGGCCGGATGCCGCGATCGACGCGGCCGCGCTGCGCCGCGACTGGGCTTCACTGCGCGACACGCATGAGTTCTTCGGTCTGCTGAAAAAGCATGGGGTCTCGCGCACCCAGGCGCTGCGCCTGGCCGACCCGGCCTATGTCCAGCCGCTGCCGACCGGCAGCGCGCTAGAGCTGCTGCAGCGCGCAGCGCAGGAGGGTGTGTCCATCATGGTCTTCGTCGGCAATCCCGGCATGATCCAGATCCACAGCGGCCCGGTGCAAAAGGTCGTGGTGATGGGGCCCTGGATCAATGTGCTGGACCCGGGCTTCAACCTGCATCTGCGCGAGGACCATATCGCCGGCGCCTGGCTGGTGCGCAAGCCCACCACCGACGGCCTGGTCAGCTCGCTGGAGCTGTTCGATGCCGAAGGCCGCACGATCGCGATGCTGTTCGGCGAGCGCAAGCCCGGCCAGGCCGAGCGCTGCGACTGGCGCTCGCTGCTGGACAGCCTGGTCGAAGGCCGCACGGAAGCCGCCGCATGCTGA
- a CDS encoding hemin ABC transporter substrate-binding protein, which translates to MLNASPLQRRRLLALGALAGLAPLARAAAPAHRIISIGGALTELIYALGAQEQLVGVDGTSLYPAAATKLPHVGYARTLAAEGLLSLAPTLIVATEEAGPPPVLRQLEAARVPLHVLRSDYRFEGVVERGLRLGELLGHPAEAQALLARLKAEWAGCQQQVAKLRAGHAAPRVLFVMSHAMNQVRIGGQDTGADAMIAYAGGANALQGFKGYKGLTPEAAIAAAPDVILATSQGLDTAGGVAGLLKVPGLAQTPAGAARRVIALETMELLGFGPRLPQAVARLAEQLHKAA; encoded by the coding sequence ATGCTGAACGCAAGCCCGCTGCAACGCCGCCGGCTGCTGGCGCTCGGCGCGCTGGCCGGCCTGGCGCCGCTGGCCCGCGCCGCCGCCCCGGCGCATCGCATCATCAGTATCGGCGGCGCGCTGACCGAGCTGATCTACGCGCTGGGCGCGCAGGAGCAGCTGGTCGGCGTCGACGGCACCTCGCTCTACCCGGCGGCCGCAACCAAGCTGCCCCATGTCGGCTATGCCCGCACCCTGGCGGCCGAGGGCCTGCTGTCGCTGGCACCGACCCTGATCGTCGCCACCGAGGAGGCCGGTCCGCCGCCGGTGCTGCGCCAGCTGGAAGCGGCCCGGGTGCCGCTGCATGTGCTGCGCTCCGACTACCGTTTCGAGGGCGTCGTCGAGCGCGGCCTGCGCCTGGGCGAGCTGCTCGGCCACCCCGCCGAGGCCCAGGCCCTGCTCGCCCGGCTGAAGGCCGAATGGGCAGGCTGCCAGCAGCAGGTGGCCAAGCTGCGCGCCGGCCATGCCGCGCCGCGCGTGCTGTTCGTGATGTCGCATGCGATGAACCAGGTGCGCATCGGCGGCCAGGACACCGGCGCCGATGCGATGATCGCCTATGCCGGCGGCGCCAATGCGCTGCAGGGCTTCAAGGGCTACAAGGGCCTGACGCCCGAGGCCGCGATCGCCGCCGCGCCCGACGTGATCCTCGCCACCTCGCAGGGCCTCGACACCGCCGGCGGCGTGGCCGGCCTGCTGAAGGTGCCGGGCCTGGCCCAGACCCCGGCCGGCGCCGCGCGCCGCGTGATCGCGCTGGAGACGATGGAGCTGCTGGGCTTCGGCCCGCGCCTGCCGCAGGCGGTCGCGCGCCTGGCCGAGCAGCTGCACAAGGCCGCCTGA